Proteins from one Oryza sativa Japonica Group chromosome 12, ASM3414082v1 genomic window:
- the LOC107275716 gene encoding pentatricopeptide repeat-containing protein At5g41170, mitochondrial, translating into MSTHLTKNPSPLLHRHLHLLLQPRRLCSSATAGELASESASVGRAVYRVDDDLAEESRSRLVRDTCRLLELRESWSPKLEAQLRHLLRVLSPPQVRAVLRAQARGDVRRAFEFFRWADRQWRYRHAPEVFDEMLSLLSNTRLHDPARRVVRLMIRRGVRRGTEQFAQLMLSYSRAGKLRSAMRVLHLMQKDGCAPDISICNMAVNVLVVAGRVDKALEFAERMRRVGVEPDVYTYNCLIKGLCGARRVVDAMEMIGVMLQNGCPPDKISYYTVMSFLCKEKRVEEVRGLLQRMRNDAGLFPDQVTYNVLIHGLAKHGHADEALEFLRESEGKRFRVDEVGYSAIVHSFCLNGRMAEAKEIVGEMISKGCQPDVVTYSTVVDGFCRIGELDQARKMMKHMYKNDCKPNTVTHTALLNGLCKVGKTSEAWELLNKSEEEWWTPSDITYSVVMHGFRREGKLKESCDVVVQMLQKGFFPTTVEINLLIHALCKDRKPAEAKDFMEQCQSKGCTINVVNFTTVIHGFSRQGDLESALSLMDDMYLSNRHPDVVTYTVVVDALGKKGRLKEATGLVEKMLNRGVLPTPVTYRTVIHRYCEKGNLEDLLNLLEKMLARQEMKSAYNQVVEKLCAFGKLNEAYSLLYKILRTASVRDAQTCHILMESFLNRGLGLQAYNVACRMFRRNLIPDVKLCQKVDNQLASEKNKPVPGKLMVKFAERGLLKQVKQDSN; encoded by the coding sequence ATGTCTACGCATCTTACCAAGAACCCATCGCCCCTGTTGCATCgccatctccatctcctcctgcaGCCCCGCCGCCTCTGCagcagcgccaccgccggcgaacTCGCCTCGGAATCCGCATCCGTCGGACGGGCGGTTTACCGGGTGGACGACGACCTCGCGGAGGAGTCGAGGAGCAGGCTCGTGCGCGACACCTGCAGGCTGCTCGAGCTCCGGGAGTCGTGGAGCCCGAAGCTGGAGGCCcagctccgccacctcctccgcgtgCTCTCGCCGCCGCAGGTCCGCGCCGTGCTGCGCGCGCAGGCGCGGGGGGACGTCCGCCGCGCGTTCGAGTTCTTCCGGTGGGCCGACCGCCAGTGGCGGTACCGCCACGCCCcggaggtgttcgacgaaatgctgAGCCTCCTCAGCAACACCAGGCTCCACGACCCCGCCCGCCGCGTCGTGCGTCTCATGATCCGCCGTGGCGTGCGGCGTGGGACCGAGCAGTTCGCGCAGCTCATGCTCTCGTACAGCCGTGCGGGGAAGCTCCGCTCCGCCATGCGCGTGCTCCACCTCATGCAGAAGGACGGGTGCGCGCCTGACATATCGATTTGCAACATGGCGGTGAATGTCCTCGTGGTGGCCGGGCGTGTCGACAAGGCGCTTGAGTTCGCCGAACGGATGCGCCGCGTTGGGGTTGAGCCAGATGTGTACACATACAATTGCCTTATCAAGGGGTTGTGCGGGGCTCGGCGGGTTGTTGATGCCATGGAGATGATTGGTGTAATGCTGCAAAATGGGTGCCCTCCTGATAAGATTAGCTACTATACAGTGATGAGCTTCTTGTGTAAGGAGAAGAGGGTGGAAGAGGTCCGAGGTTTGCTTCAAAGGATGAGGAATGATGCAGGTCTATTTCCAGATCAGGTCACTTATAATGTGCTCATCCATGGGCTTGCAAAGCATGGCCATGCAGATGAGGCATTGGAGTTCTTGAGGGAATCGGAGGGGAAAAGATTTAGAGTGGATGAGGTTGGATATAGTGCAATTGTGCACTCATTTTGTTTGAATGGGAGGATGGCGGAGGCAAAAGAGATTGTAGGTGAGATGATCTCAAAGGGGTGTCAACCTGATGTTGTGACATATAGCACAGTAGTTGATGGGTTTTGCCGCATTGGGGAACTTGATCAAGCAAGAAAGATGATGAAGCATATGTATAAGAATGATTGCAAGCCAAATACAGTCACACATACTGCTCTGTTAAATGGGCTCTGCAAAGTTGGGAAAACGTCGGAGGCCTGGGAATTGCTAAACAAGAGCGAAGAGGAGTGGTGGACTCCAAGTGATATCACTTACAGCGTTGTAATGCATGGATTTAGAAGAGAAGGGAAACTAAAAGAATCATGTGATGTGGTAGTGCAGATGTTGCAGAAGGGTTTCTTCCCCACAACTGTGGAGATTAACTTACTGATCCATGCTCTATGTAAGGACAGAAAACCAGCAGAGGCCAAAGACTTCATGGAACAGTGCCAGAGCAAAGGCTGTACAATTAATGTTGTTAATTTCACTACTGTGATTCATGGATTTTCTCGGCAGGGTGATTTGGAATCAGCACTCTCTTTGATGGACGACATGTATCTGAGCAACAGGCATCCTGATGTTGTAACTTATACTGTTGTTGTTGATGCTTTGGGAAAGAAAGGTAGATTAAAAGAAGCGACAGGGCTTGTGGAGAAAATGCTCAACAGAGGCGTGCTCCCTACACCTGTTACATACAGGACAGTGATACATAGATACTGTGAGAAGGGCAATTTGGAAGACTTGCTCAATCTACTGGAAAAAATGCTAGCAAGACAAGAGATGAAGAGCGCATACAATCAGGTCGTTGAGAAGCTATGTGCTTTCGGTAAACTTAATGAGGCTTACAGTCTCCTCTACAAGATACTGAGAACTGCTTCAGTGAGAGATGCTCAAACATGCCACATTCTGATGGAGAGTTTTCTGAATAGAGGCCTCGGACTTCAGGCCTACAACGTGGCCTGTCGTATGTTCCGGAGAAATTTAATTCCTGATGTTAAATTATGCCAAAAAGTTGATAATCAACTGGCCTCAGAGAAAAACAAACCAGTTCCTGGAAAACTCATGGTTAAGTTTGCTGAAAGAGGTCTTCTGAAACAAGTAAAACAAGATAGCAATTGA
- the LOC4352793 gene encoding protein DETOXIFICATION 41 translates to MAETSSARSPLLDVDESSGASEELLRREPVPRSVLSRLAAWEAGNLWRISWASILITLLSFTLSLVTQMFVGHLGELELAGASITNIGIQGLAYGIMIGMASAVQTVCGQAYGARKFRAMGIVCQRALVLQFATAIVIAFLYWYAGPFLRLIGQAADVAAAGQLYARGLVPQLLAFALFCPMQRFLQAQNIVNPVAYITMAVLIFHILISWLTVFVLGFGLLGAALTLSFSWWVLVALTWGLMVWTPACKETWTGLSVLAFRGLWGYAKLAFASAVMLALEIWYVQGFVLLTGFLPDPEIALDSLSICINYWNWDFQIMLGLSYAASIRVGNELGAGHPNVARFSVFVVITASVAFSILATILVLVLRYPLSTLYTSSTTVIEAVIKLTPLLSISIFLNGIQPILSGVAVGSGWQVVVAYVNVGAYYLIGLPIGCVLGYKTSLGAAGIWWGLIIGVSVQTVALIIITARTNWDNEVMKAIQRLRQTAVDDGTVPIVDDIE, encoded by the exons ATGGCGGAAACAAGCAGTGCACGGTCGCCATTGCTGGACGTCGATGAGTCTTCGGGTGCGTCGGAGGAGCTGCTGCGCCGGGAGCCCGTGCCGCGGAGCGTTCTGTCGCGGCTGGCGGCATGGGAGGCCGGCAACCTGTGGCGCATCTCGTGGGCGTCCATCCTCATCACGCTCCTCAGCTTCACTCTCAGCCTCGTCACCCAGATGTTCGTCGGCCACCTcggtgagctcgagctcgccggcgcctcCATCACCAACATTGGCATTCAGGGCCTAGCCTATGGCATCATG ATTGGCATGGCGAGCGCGGTGCAGACGGTGTGCGGCCAGGCGTACGGCGCCAGGAAGTTCAGGGCCATGGGCATTGTGTGCCAGAGGGCGCTGGTGCTCCAGTTCGCGACAGCCATCGTCATCGCATTCCTTTACTGGTACGCCGGCCCGTTCCTGCGGCTCATTGGGCAGGCCGCGGATGTGGCGGCAGCGGGGCAGCTGTACGCGCGCGGCCTGGTGCCTCAGCTGCTCGCGTTCGCGCTCTTCTGCCCGATGCAGAGGTTCCTGCAGGCCCAGAACATCGTCAACCCCGTTGCCTACATCACCATGGCCGTGCTGATCTTCCACATCCTCATATCGTGGCTGACCGTGTTCGTGCTCGGCTTTGGCCTCCTCGGCGCGGCACTGACGCTGAGCTTCTCTTGGTGGGTGCTCGTGGCATTGACATGGGGGCTCATGGTCTGGACTCCGGCTTGTAAGGAGACGTGGACTGGATTGTCCGTGCTCGCGTTCAGAGGCCTCTGGGGATATGCCAAGCTTGCCTTCGCGTCAGCCGTCATGCTAGC GTTGGAGATTTGGTATGTGCAAGGATTTGTGCTTCTTACTGGCTTCCTCCCCGACCCAGAGATTGCACTTGATTCGCTCTCTATCTG CATCAATTACTGGAATTGGGACTTCCAGATCATGCTTGGTTTAAGCTATGCGGCCAG TATTCGTGTCGGTAATGAGCTTGGAGCTGGCCATCCAAATGTGGCAAGGTTCTCGGTCTTCGTGGTTATCACAGCAAGCGTTGCCTTCAGCATCCTGGCTACAATTCTAGTCCTAGTTCTCAGGTATCCCCTGAGCACGCTCTACACAAGCAGCACCACCGTGATCGAGGCTGTCATCAAACTGACACCGTTGCTGTCCATCAGCATCTTCTTGAATGGAATTCAGCCAATCCTCTCAG GAGTGGCCGTTGGTAGTGGATGGCAGGTGGTGGTTGCCTATGTCAATGTTGGTGCCTACTACCTGATTGGGCTGCCAATTGGATGCGTCCTTGGATACAAAACAAGCCTGGGGGCAGCT GGGATCTGGTGGGGCTTGATCATAGGAGTATCTGTGCAAACGGTAGCTCTGATCATCATCACTGCCAGGACCAACTGGGACAATGAG GTGATGAAGGCGATTCAGCGACTGCGGCAAACCGCCGTGGATGATGGCACGGTTCCCATCGTCGACGACATCGAGTGA
- the LOC4352794 gene encoding septin and tuftelin-interacting protein 1 homolog 1, whose protein sequence is MEEDAEGMDRFDMDGDFEGGRFGRDGEFYYERRRERAPQTRDDALYGVFAEGDSDYDSDDGRRRSRRKRRRDEAEPDLSRPVHFQSAGKFMPSKEPEPELEERPGLGAAASASASASAAGEDDAAEEEEDLDLPTAFGQRIAEGARARREERARERETAARRRQASGVASGKPAPALGSLGSNTKVAKMMAMMGYKDGMGLGKNEQGIVAPVETTLRPKNAGLGSVEGFKEPKPFFTKENLPPPPPPAPAKKEQQRWSKKAGAKKGPVLTKNELLAMRSEQEQDEQPTVVQKVIDMRGPQARVLTDLKGLNVEQEMEANDVPMPELQYNVRLLVDEAKADIVRLDGQLRREQEKVASLVREKEKVAKQEALQKRQLQVMEKIAGVLEQVRVDDTAGILSLEGLLKTFQELKACYVEEFKMCSVAWIACRFAHPLLIRVFQGWQPLQNPLFGLEIMSSWKDLLQGDQAYDFSGDVESMAPYAQLVCEVILPAVRISGTNSWEARDPEPMLRFLESWERLLPPIVLQSILEHVIMPKLSAAVDSWDPRREKVPIHVWVHPWLPMLGQRIDTLCHSIRYKLSSVLHVWQAHDASAYAVLSPWKDVFDAASWEDLIVRYIVPKLKMALQEFQINPANQKLDQFNWVMIWASAIPVHHMVHMLEVDFFSKWQQVLYHWLCSPNPDFNEIMNWYKGWKGLFPPELLANERIRMLLTAGLDMMNRAAEGLEVVQPGARENVGYLRATEKRQFDAAQQASQYMTHHAVPGAAMADMSFKESIQAYAMDQGLLFMPRVGKFYNGMPVYEFGTVSICIDSVKRLLYAQLQEGIERWSAVSLTQLIEMNRKARQR, encoded by the coding sequence atggaGGAGGACGCGGAGGGGATGGACCGGTTCGACATGGACGGCGACTTCGAGGGCGGCCGGTTCGGCAGGGACGGCGAGTTCTACTacgagcgccgccgcgagcgcgcGCCGCAGACGCGCGACGACGCGCTCTACGGCGTCTTCGCCGAGGGCGACTCCGACTACGACTCcgacgacggccgccgccgcagccgccgcaagCGCCGCAGGGACGAGGCCGAGCCCGACCTCTCGCGCCCCGTCCACTTCCAGTCCGCCGGCAAGTTCATGCCCAGCAAGGAGCCCGAGCCCGAGCTCGAGGAGAGGCCCGGCCTtggcgccgctgcctccgcctccgcctccgcctccgcggcgggTGAGGAtgatgcggcggaggaggaggaggatctcGACCTGCCCACGGCGTTCGGGCAGCGGATCGCGGAGGGCgcgagggcgaggcgggagGAGAGGGCGCGGGAGCGGGAGACGGCCGCGCGGCGCAGGCAGGCGTCGGGGGTGGCCTCCGGGAAGCCGGCGCCGGCTCTGGGGAGCCTGGGGTCCAACACGAAGGTGGCCAAGATGATGGCCATGATGGGGTACAAGGATGGGATGGGGCTCGGCAAGAACGAGCAAGGTATAGTCGCGCCGGTGGAGACCACTCTGCGCCCCAAGAACGCCGGTCTCGGAAGCGTCGAGGGGTTCAAGGAGCCCAAGCCATTCTTTACTAAGGAGAAtttgccgcctccgcctccaccggcgCCCGCCAAGAAGGAGCAGCAGAGGTGGTCGAAGAAGGCCGGTGCGAAGAAAGGCCCCGTGCTGACGAAGAACGAGTTGCTGGCGATGCGCAGCGAGCAGGAGCAGGACGAGCAGCCTACGGTTGTGCAGAAGGTGATCGACATGCGAGGGCCTCAGGCACGCGTGCTAACGGACTTGAAGGGGCTCAACGTGGAGCAGGAGATGGAGGCGAACGATGTGCCGATGCCAGAGTTGCAATACAATGTGAGGCTGCTTGTCGATGAGGCCAAGGCTGATATTGTGAGGCTGGATGGGCAGCTGCGACGGGAGCAGGAGAAGGTGGCAAGCTTAGTGCGGGAGAAGGAGAAAGTGGCAAAACAGGAGGCTTTGCAGAAACGCCAACTACAAGTTATGGAGAAGATTGCAGGAGTGCTGGAGCAGGTCCGAGTGGATGATACTGCAGGTATTCTCTCTCTGGAAGGGTTGCTTAAGACCTTTCAGGAATTGAAGGCATGCTACGTGGAGGAATTCAAGATGTGCAGTGTTGCATGGATTGCCTGCCGGTTTGCTCATCCGCTACTAATCCGAGTCTTCCAGGGGTGGCAACCACTGCAAAATCCGTTGTTTGGCTTGGAGATCATGTCATCATGGAAAGATTTGCTGCAGGGGGATCAAGCATATGACTTCTCAGGTGATGTTGAATCGATGGCTCCATATGCACAATTGGTTTGCGAGGTCATCCTACCCGCTGTGAGGATATCAGGAACCAATTCATGGGAGGCTAGGGATCCAGAACCAATGCTTCGGTTTCTTGAATCATGGGAACGGTTGCTGCCCCCTATCGTGCTCCAGTCAATATTGGAGCATGTCATAATGCCAAAGCTTTCAGCTGCAGTAGATTCTTGGGACCCACGCAGGGAGAAGGTACCAATCCATGTATGGGTGCATCCATGGTTGCCAATGCTAGGACAGAGGATAGATACCTTGTGCCATTCTATTCGATACAAACTGAGTAGTGTTCTCCATGTTTGGCAAGCTCACGATGCATCAGCCTATGCTGTGTTGTCTCCATGGAAGGATGTATTTGATGCCGCAAGCTGGGAAGACTTGATTGTGCGTTATATCGTACCAAAATTGAAAATGGCACTTCAAGAATTTCAGATCAACCCTGCAAACCAGAAACTCGACCAGTTCAACTGGGTAATGATTTGGGCTTCTGCAATTCCAGTACACCATATGGTCCATATGTTGGAAGTAGATTTCTTCAGCAAGTGGCAGCAGGTCCTGTACCATTGGCTGTGTTCACCAAATCCTGATTTCAATGAAATCATGAACTGGTACAAGGGCTGGAAGGGCCTTTTCCCACCAGAATTGCTTGCCAATGAGCGCATACGGATGCTTTTAACGGCTGGCCTTGACATGATGAACCGAGCTGCTGAAGGCCTTGAGGTGGTGCAACCTGGCGCTAGGGAAAATGTGGGCTACTTGAGAGCAACAGAGAAGAGGCAATTTGATGCAGCACAGCAAGCATCACAATACATGACTCACCATGCGGTGCCAGGAGCAGCCATGGCGGATATGAGCTTTAAGGAGTCTATCCAGGCATATGCAATGGACCAAGGCTTATTGTTTATGCCCAGAGTTGGTAAATTCTACAATGGTATGCCAGTGTATGAGTTTGGCACCGTAAGTATTTGCATCGACTCTGTGAAGCGCCTACTCTACGCACAACTTCAAGAAGGAATTGAGAGATGGAGTGCTGTCTCTCTTACACAATTGATAGAAATGAACCGGAAGGCGAGGCAACGCTAG